In Pseudoliparis swirei isolate HS2019 ecotype Mariana Trench chromosome 9, NWPU_hadal_v1, whole genome shotgun sequence, a genomic segment contains:
- the LOC130200124 gene encoding acid-sensing ion channel 1B-like codes for MTVETSIRVLVVPRVLKSRMGARAFRYQAPQNYSCTEEKRPAAGASRRTMERRKTMHLSQVFTRYGKCYTFNAGGDGRPPLFTTKGGMGNGLELMLDIQQDEYLPIWGETDETSFEAGVKVQIHSQDEPSFIDQLGFGVAPGFQTFVSCQEQRLIYLPPPWGDCKVTAMDSDFFDTYSITACRIDCETRYLVDNCNCRMVHMPGDAPYCTPELYKECADPALDFLVERDNDFCVCETPCNMTRYSKELSFVKIPSKASAKYLAKKYNKSEQYIKENILVLDIFFEALNYETIEQKKAYEVAGLLGDIGGQMGLFIGASILTILELFDYLYEVIKYKLCRCSDKKHKHNNNNNDQGTVLSVDDVKCHVGNFH; via the exons ATGACGGTGGAGACCTCCATAAGAG tactcgtggttcctagagtcttaaaaagtaggatgggagccagagccttcaggtatcaagctcctcaaaACTATAGCTGTACTGAAGAGAAAAGACCTGCAGCCGGGGCTTCAAGGAGAACaatggagagaaggaaaacaatgcaC ctctctcaggtcttCACTCGCTACGGGAAGTGTTACACCTTTAACGCCGGCGGTGATGGACGCCCCCCTCTCTTCACCACTAAGGGAGGTATGGGCAACGGACTGGAGCTCATGCTGGACATCCAGCAGGATGAATACCTGCCCATctggggggagacag ATGAGACTTCGTTTGAAGCCGGGGTCAAAGTTCAGATCCACAGTCAGGACGAGCCGTCCTTCATTGACCAGCTCGGGTTCGGAGTGGCGCCCGGCTTTCAGACGTTTGTTTCCTGCCAGGAGCAGAGG CTGATctatcttcctcctccctggggAGACTGCAAGGTGACGGCGATGGATTCAGACTTCTTCGACACGTACAGCATCACGGCCTGCCGCATCGACTGCGAGACTCGCTACCTGGTGGACAACTGCAACTGCCGCATGGTGCACATGCCGG GCGATGCTCCCTACTGCACCCCCGAGCTGTACAAAGAATGTGCTGACCCGGCTCTCG ACTTCCTGGTGGAGAGAGACAAcgacttctgtgtgtgtgagacgccgTGCAACATGACCCGGTACAGCAAGGAGCTGTCCTTCGTCAAGATCCCCAGCAAGGCCTCCGCCAAATACCTGGCCAAGAAATACAACAAGTCTGAGCAGTATATTAA AGAGAATATTCTGGTTTTAGACATCTTCTTTGAGGCTCTCAACTATGAAACTATTGAACAGAAGAAAGCTTATGAAGTGGCGGGACTTTTAG GTGACATCGGGGGTCAGATGGGGCTTTTTATCGGAGCGAGCATACTCACCATCCTGGAGCTATTCGACTATCTTTATGAG gtgaTAAAGTACAAGTTGTGTCGCTGCTCCGATAAGAAGCataagcacaacaacaacaacaacgaccagGGGACGGTCCTGAGCGTTGACGATGTCAAGTGTCACGTCGGTAACTTTCATTAG